Proteins found in one Oncorhynchus tshawytscha isolate Ot180627B linkage group LG25, Otsh_v2.0, whole genome shotgun sequence genomic segment:
- the LOC112233703 gene encoding urotensin-2 receptor codes for MNHNKTVNHNVSLPAPNSGSGSSVDELVITSTFGTLLSVVYIVGVSGNVYTLVVMCHSIRFATSMYISIINLALADLLYLSTIPFVVCTYFLKDWYFGDVGCRILLSLDLLTMHASIFTLTVMCTERYLAVTKPLDTVRRSKSYRKALAWGVWLLSLVLTLPMMVMVTETTKSAPNGGVKRMCAPTWAPRAYKIYLTVLFGTSIMAPGLIIGYLYTKLARTYLESQKNSVINKRNKRSPKQKVLVMIFTIVLVFWACFLPFWIWQLFPLYQHKPLGLASHTHTCINYLVACLTYSNSCINPFLYTLLTKNYREYLKNRHKSFYRYTSSFKQRAPSLYSCGKSASSSNQFEFNSETLVMGTLQGQ; via the coding sequence ATGAACCACAACAAGACTGTTAACCATAATGTCAGTCTGCCAGCTCCAAACAGCGGCTCCGGGAGCAGCGTGGACGAGCTGGTTATCACCTCCACTTTCGGGACCTTGTTGTCGGTCGTCTACATAGTCGGCGTGTCGGGGAATGTGTACACTCTAGTAGTGATGTGTCATTCTATCCGCTTCGCCACCTCCATGTACATCTCCATCATTAACCTAGCGCTAGCGGACCTCTTGTACCTCTCCACAATCCCGTTCGTGGTGTGCACCTACTTCCTCAAGGACTGGTACTTCGGAGATGTGGGCTGCCGCATCCTCCTCAGCCTGGACCTGCTCACCATGCACGCCAGCATATTTACCCTCACTGTGATGTGCACGGAGCGCTACCTGGCCGTCACCAAGCCCCTTGACACGGTACGGCGCTCCAAGAGCTACCGAAAAGCCCTGGCCTGGGGGGTATGGCTGCTCTCTCTGGTCCTCACCTTACCCATGATGGTCATGGTCACAGAGACCACTAAGAGCGCGCCCAACGGGGGGGTGAAGAGGATGTGCGCGCCCACCTGGGCGCCCCGGGCGTATAAGATCTACCTGACCGTTTTGTTTGGCACGAGCATCATGGCACCTGGGTTGATTATCGGCTATTTGTATACGAAGTTAGCCCGGACTTATTTAGAGTCCCAGAAGAACTCGGTCATCAACAAAAGGAACAAGCGCTCCCCGAAGCAGAAAGTCTTGGTAATGATTTTCACTATAGTTCTGGTGTTCTGGGCGTGTTTCCTTCCGTTCTGGATATGGCAACTGTTCCCGTTGTACCAGCACAAACCGTTAGGCCtggcatctcacacacacacctgtattaactaccTGGTGGCCTGTCTCACCTACAGCAACAGCTGCATTAACCCCTTCCTCTACACCCTCCTCACCAAGAACTACAGGGAATACCTGAAGAACAGACACAAGAGTTTCTACCGCTACACCTCGTCTTTTAAGCAGCGCGCTCCCAGCTTGTATTCCTGCGGGAAGTCGGCCTCCTCCTCGAATCAGTTTGAGTTTAACTCGGAGACGCTGGTGATGGGGACTCTGCAGGGACAGTGA